One region of Jonesiaceae bacterium BS-20 genomic DNA includes:
- a CDS encoding ABC transporter substrate-binding protein, translating into MHFLAGPRARTRSVAQRPKGVALAALALIVSVSLAACGGNSNQGEGPSKEQTHELDGGKVLAETQEFISADPLAVEGPSTALIHESTMEAPEVLPTPELPVTVTDMQDTEVTVTDTSRILAIDMYGTTSRIVYRLGLGDNLVGRDTSTNFPQAEHLPLVTVGGHDLTAEAILALDPSVIITDTSLGPWDVILQMRESGIPVVVVDSQRNIHNVAPMVQQIADALGISQRGEELAAEVDSEISAKIAEIAKNAPSDEAKKLRMAFLYVRGDSGVYYMFGQGTGADTLITALGGIDVSAEIGWDGMRPISDEGLISAAPDVIFVMSKGLESAGGVDGLISTLPAVGQTPAGEKKRIIDMDDTQILSYGPATADVLDALAVAVYAPEANNK; encoded by the coding sequence GTGCACTTTCTCGCCGGCCCGCGTGCCCGCACCCGCTCCGTTGCTCAGCGCCCAAAAGGCGTTGCTCTAGCCGCCTTGGCACTCATCGTGAGCGTGAGCTTGGCTGCATGCGGAGGTAACTCGAACCAAGGTGAAGGTCCTTCTAAGGAACAAACCCATGAGCTCGATGGCGGCAAAGTCCTTGCTGAAACACAGGAGTTCATTTCCGCCGATCCGCTCGCTGTCGAGGGCCCCAGCACCGCGCTGATCCACGAGTCGACCATGGAAGCTCCCGAGGTTTTGCCCACGCCCGAGCTTCCCGTCACGGTCACCGATATGCAAGACACCGAGGTCACCGTGACCGATACGTCGCGGATTTTGGCGATCGACATGTACGGCACCACCTCACGCATTGTGTACCGCCTTGGACTTGGGGATAACCTGGTGGGCCGGGACACCTCAACAAACTTTCCCCAAGCTGAGCACCTACCGCTTGTGACCGTTGGCGGTCACGACCTGACCGCTGAGGCGATCCTTGCTCTGGACCCAAGCGTGATTATTACGGACACCTCGCTGGGTCCGTGGGACGTGATCCTGCAGATGCGTGAGTCCGGCATACCCGTGGTCGTGGTCGATTCCCAGCGCAACATCCATAACGTGGCACCGATGGTGCAACAGATTGCCGATGCCTTAGGCATCTCCCAGCGGGGCGAGGAGTTGGCCGCCGAGGTAGATTCCGAGATTTCCGCAAAGATCGCTGAGATTGCCAAGAATGCGCCGTCCGATGAGGCCAAGAAACTGCGCATGGCGTTCCTCTACGTCCGCGGAGACTCTGGGGTCTACTACATGTTTGGCCAGGGCACCGGGGCGGATACTCTCATTACGGCACTGGGTGGAATCGATGTCTCAGCCGAGATTGGCTGGGACGGCATGCGGCCGATCTCGGACGAGGGGCTTATCTCTGCGGCCCCCGATGTCATCTTTGTGATGTCTAAGGGACTCGAATCGGCGGGCGGCGTAGACGGGTTGATCAGTACGCTTCCTGCTGTCGGGCAAACACCAGCGGGGGAGAAGAAACGGATCATCGACATGGATGACACCCAAATCCTTAGTTATGGTCCTGCCACCGCTGACGTGCTCGACGCTCTTGCGGTTGCTGTGTATGCACCGGAGGCCAATAACAAATGA
- a CDS encoding iron ABC transporter permease, translating to MRRLKTLILFSLLAVALVVLLIVSASSGQLHVPAGEVFSSLLNKLGLGGSPVTSHANGEAALWQIRFPRVVLTMLVGAALATGGALMQGVFGNPLADPGVVGVSSGAAAAACTAMVFGWAFFGNWTVAIFAFAGGLVVTLLVYAISRSNGRTEVVTLVLTGVAVNAVCGAIIALMTFLGDQQSREQIVFWQLGSMNGTRWDYVAVVAPIVIVGIVLVMFLTRKLDLLSLGERSARHLGVDVERLRIGSIILVAFLTAAAVAFAGIISFVGLVVPHIIRMIVGPGHRVLIPASALGGAVLLSGADLIARTAVPFADLPIGMLTALVGGPFFFWLIRKTRKSSGGWA from the coding sequence ATGCGGCGTCTCAAGACCCTGATCCTGTTCTCGCTTCTCGCGGTAGCGCTGGTAGTTCTGCTCATCGTCAGCGCGAGCAGTGGACAACTCCATGTCCCCGCGGGAGAAGTGTTTTCATCCCTCTTAAATAAACTTGGACTAGGCGGCAGCCCGGTAACCTCGCACGCCAACGGTGAGGCCGCACTGTGGCAGATTCGGTTCCCGCGCGTGGTACTCACCATGCTTGTGGGAGCCGCACTGGCAACCGGTGGCGCGCTCATGCAGGGCGTCTTTGGTAACCCGCTAGCCGACCCGGGCGTGGTCGGCGTCTCCTCAGGAGCCGCCGCAGCCGCGTGCACCGCGATGGTGTTTGGCTGGGCATTCTTTGGTAACTGGACCGTGGCAATTTTCGCGTTTGCCGGCGGATTAGTGGTGACACTCCTGGTTTACGCAATCTCTAGATCTAACGGCCGCACCGAAGTAGTAACCCTGGTCTTGACAGGTGTAGCCGTCAACGCCGTGTGCGGGGCAATCATTGCCCTGATGACGTTCTTGGGCGACCAGCAATCACGCGAGCAAATTGTGTTTTGGCAGTTGGGCTCCATGAATGGAACCCGCTGGGATTACGTAGCCGTGGTCGCCCCAATCGTCATTGTGGGGATCGTGTTGGTCATGTTCTTAACCCGCAAGCTCGATCTACTTTCGCTGGGGGAACGCTCCGCTCGCCACCTAGGCGTTGACGTTGAGCGCCTGCGAATTGGCTCCATTATCTTGGTTGCGTTCTTGACCGCAGCTGCCGTTGCGTTTGCGGGCATCATCTCCTTTGTGGGGCTGGTAGTTCCGCACATTATCCGCATGATTGTGGGTCCGGGTCACCGGGTACTGATTCCGGCATCGGCATTAGGTGGAGCTGTTCTGCTCAGCGGCGCGGACCTCATAGCCCGCACGGCCGTGCCCTTTGCGGACCTGCCAATCGGCATGCTGACCGCGCTGGTGGGTGGGCCGTTCTTCTTCTGGCTCATCCGCAAGACCCGTAAGAGTTCAGGAGGCTGGGCGTGA
- a CDS encoding heme ABC transporter ATP-binding protein — translation MSATMQDSATSTVALEAKNVVFEVPGKTILDGVSVAIKHGTVVALVGPNGAGKSTLLSVLAGDESPSAGEVYLDGKHLTDHKLAHLARKRAVLLQEQKLSFPFQVFDVVLMGRAPWRGLPQEDQDEVVVANAIEVGEVAHLTTRLFPTLSGGEKARVSFARVLSQQTKIIMLDEPTAALDIRHQEAVLAHARVEAAAGAAVVVVLHDLSLAAAYADEVVVLQDGHIAGAGSPREVFTTELLTEVYRYPIEVLDHPVTGELIVLPVRGGSNA, via the coding sequence GTGAGCGCAACCATGCAAGATTCAGCAACAAGTACGGTGGCGCTTGAAGCCAAGAACGTTGTGTTTGAGGTCCCCGGAAAGACCATCCTCGATGGTGTTTCCGTGGCTATCAAGCACGGCACCGTGGTTGCGCTAGTCGGCCCAAATGGGGCCGGAAAATCGACCCTGCTTTCAGTGTTGGCGGGAGACGAGAGCCCCAGCGCCGGCGAGGTCTACCTGGACGGCAAGCACCTGACCGACCACAAACTGGCTCACCTTGCGCGCAAGCGTGCGGTCTTGCTCCAGGAGCAGAAACTCTCCTTCCCGTTTCAGGTCTTCGATGTGGTCCTCATGGGCCGGGCGCCGTGGCGGGGACTGCCGCAAGAAGATCAGGATGAGGTGGTAGTTGCCAACGCGATCGAGGTTGGCGAGGTTGCCCACCTGACCACGCGACTGTTTCCTACCCTGTCCGGTGGGGAAAAGGCACGGGTTTCTTTCGCACGAGTGCTGTCCCAACAGACCAAAATCATTATGCTCGACGAGCCCACCGCGGCCCTTGATATTCGGCACCAGGAAGCTGTTCTGGCACACGCCCGAGTCGAAGCAGCCGCGGGTGCGGCCGTAGTCGTAGTCCTGCACGACCTCTCCTTGGCCGCGGCCTATGCGGATGAAGTCGTTGTGCTCCAAGACGGGCACATTGCGGGTGCAGGAAGCCCGCGTGAGGTCTTTACCACCGAGCTGCTGACCGAGGTCTACCGGTACCCAATCGAAGTACTAGACCACCCGGTGACCGGAGAACTCATAGTCTTGCCGGTACGCGGTGGGTCAAACGCATGA
- a CDS encoding homoserine dehydrogenase → MPTSIAPTALNVALLGCGVVGTEVARILTQDAENLKFRVGAQLNLIGIAVRDTSVPRSEIIDPALLTTDVEALIAKADIVVEVMGGIEPAKSYINQAIASGAAVITANKALLAQDGPALFQAADDAGVDLSFEAAVAGAIPIIRPIRESLAGDTIKRVLGIVNGTTNYVLDQMTKNDLAFDQAVAQAQELGYAEADPTADVEGHDAAAKAAILASLAFHTRVGITDVGCEGITKVTAQDVAWAKRSGHTIKLLAICEQTSQGISARVHPALVPNEHPLATVSGAFNAVFVEAENAGSLMFYGQGAGGAPTASAIMGDLVSAARNRVAAGHGAGESAYANLPVLDQGETITRYQIRLSVADRSGVLYQITEVFSEHDVSIETVTQAPRPDREDEAYLIVTTHAGREKALAKTVAALEDLEVVQEIMSVLRVEGF, encoded by the coding sequence GTGCCTACCTCTATCGCGCCTACCGCGTTGAACGTTGCCCTCTTGGGTTGCGGCGTTGTTGGAACCGAAGTCGCAAGAATTTTGACCCAGGACGCTGAGAACCTGAAATTCCGGGTCGGAGCTCAACTTAACCTCATTGGCATTGCGGTGCGTGACACTTCAGTACCGAGATCCGAGATTATCGACCCAGCATTGCTGACCACCGACGTTGAGGCCCTTATTGCCAAGGCAGACATTGTGGTTGAGGTCATGGGCGGCATTGAACCGGCCAAGTCATACATCAACCAGGCCATCGCCAGCGGCGCCGCAGTCATCACCGCAAACAAGGCCTTGTTGGCACAGGACGGCCCCGCGTTATTCCAAGCGGCGGATGACGCCGGCGTGGACCTCTCATTCGAGGCCGCGGTTGCCGGAGCGATCCCAATTATTCGCCCCATCCGTGAGTCCCTTGCCGGTGACACCATCAAGCGCGTCCTTGGGATCGTCAACGGCACTACTAACTACGTGCTTGACCAGATGACCAAGAATGATTTGGCCTTTGACCAGGCAGTGGCCCAAGCCCAGGAACTCGGTTACGCGGAAGCAGACCCAACCGCGGACGTTGAAGGGCACGATGCCGCAGCTAAGGCAGCGATTTTGGCTTCCCTTGCGTTCCACACACGCGTGGGAATTACCGATGTCGGTTGCGAAGGTATCACTAAGGTAACGGCTCAGGACGTTGCGTGGGCAAAGAGGTCCGGGCACACGATCAAGTTGCTGGCCATCTGCGAGCAGACATCCCAGGGCATTTCCGCCCGTGTCCACCCCGCGTTGGTACCAAACGAGCACCCACTAGCGACCGTCTCGGGCGCGTTTAACGCGGTTTTCGTTGAGGCAGAGAACGCTGGATCTCTCATGTTCTACGGACAGGGTGCCGGAGGCGCCCCTACGGCATCGGCAATCATGGGCGACCTGGTATCTGCGGCTCGCAACCGCGTTGCCGCCGGCCACGGCGCGGGTGAATCCGCTTATGCAAACCTTCCAGTTCTGGATCAGGGCGAGACAATTACCCGCTACCAAATCCGGTTGTCAGTCGCTGACCGTTCAGGCGTGCTGTACCAGATCACCGAGGTGTTCTCGGAGCATGACGTATCAATCGAAACGGTTACCCAAGCCCCACGGCCGGACCGCGAAGATGAAGCCTACTTGATTGTGACCACTCACGCAGGCAGGGAAAAGGCGCTCGCCAAAACGGTTGCCGCCTTGGAGGACCTCGAGGTTGTCCAAGAAATCATGTCGGTTCTGCGGGTCGAAGGTTTCTGA
- the thrB gene encoding homoserine kinase, translating to MRLGADRVRVVVPATSANLGPGFDSLGMALNYHDELVVEALGSDRVEVAVHGQGAGQVPTDGTHLVARAIHRALEHVGAPLVGLRLTCDNHIPHGRGMGSSAAAVVAGLFAARGLIAEPEALDDHTILQLATEFEGHPDNAAPAIYGGATVAWMEESLPHAVRLALHPDVTPTVIVPTVSLSTNRARGVLPPAVKHASAAFNAGRTALLVHALAQAPDLLFAATEDKLHQDFRSEVMPDSYALMKQLRSKGLAATISGAGPTVLVLDRATHGDRVRNVVTDLLGQNALEAVNPAWQVWETGVDAEGAVVTAV from the coding sequence ATGCGGTTAGGTGCAGACCGGGTACGGGTGGTTGTGCCAGCAACGAGCGCCAATTTGGGTCCCGGTTTTGACTCCTTAGGGATGGCCCTGAACTACCACGATGAGCTGGTAGTTGAGGCCCTTGGCAGCGACCGAGTCGAAGTTGCAGTGCACGGACAGGGGGCCGGACAGGTCCCAACCGATGGCACCCACCTGGTAGCTCGTGCAATTCACCGCGCCCTCGAGCACGTTGGTGCACCGCTTGTGGGGCTGCGCCTGACCTGCGATAACCACATTCCGCATGGGCGGGGCATGGGTTCATCCGCCGCAGCAGTCGTAGCCGGACTCTTCGCCGCCCGCGGACTTATTGCCGAGCCCGAGGCCTTAGACGATCACACGATCTTGCAGCTCGCAACCGAGTTTGAGGGCCATCCAGACAATGCGGCTCCCGCGATCTATGGTGGAGCAACCGTGGCATGGATGGAAGAATCCTTACCCCACGCCGTCCGCCTTGCCCTTCACCCGGATGTCACACCAACGGTCATTGTCCCAACCGTTAGTCTTTCAACCAACCGAGCCAGGGGAGTGTTGCCTCCGGCGGTAAAGCACGCTAGCGCCGCATTTAACGCCGGCCGCACCGCATTGCTGGTTCACGCGCTTGCCCAAGCCCCCGACCTGCTATTTGCGGCAACCGAAGACAAACTGCACCAGGACTTCCGTTCCGAAGTCATGCCGGATTCCTACGCGCTCATGAAGCAACTGCGGTCCAAAGGATTGGCCGCGACTATCTCGGGTGCAGGACCAACCGTTTTGGTGCTTGACCGGGCAACTCATGGCGACCGAGTACGTAACGTCGTAACCGATTTACTGGGCCAAAATGCGCTCGAGGCAGTGAACCCTGCGTGGCAAGTTTGGGAGACCGGTGTGGACGCCGAAGGTGCCGTAGTTACAGCCGTGTGA
- the rho gene encoding transcription termination factor Rho, producing MAVNEGEGSFVSQDTPAAKSQAGSTSTGSLTALRLPELQKMASGLGVKGISKLRKGELVAVLAAHQSGTPQASAAPAKAKASTADSASAGPAKSSAKATTSKSAPASKARAPKTTAPQSDATAAIVLDLPTPVTNDSASTTESGRSSRSGQDGRTGQDARSDKDKRGRSNSARRFESDNEETSDRSGQASAVVAGDFEIKLPIAEERRSNNRNNRNRNDRNDRKDRNDRNRNDRGRNTSDGDANERSDIRDSRTDNRSESRDNRTDNRTDNRSSGPNQNRNTSRFDEDDDSPGNRRRRGRDRHRDRDRNTRPRRGNELGFDDTEAAEGEVLIPVAGVLDILDNYAFVRTTGYLPGPNDVYVSLGQIKKSGLRRGDAITGAIRPPQDNDHHSNNRQKFNALVRLDTVNGLPAAEAKDRVEFNKLTPLYPQERLRLENNEVNRMAPRVIDIVAPIGKGQRGLIVSPPKAGKTIVMQQIANAIAMNNPEVHLMVVLVDERPEEVTDMERTVQGEVIASTFDRPASDHTIVAELAIERAKRLVELGQDVVVLLDSITRLGRAYNLAAPASGRILSGGVDAAALYPPKRFFGAARNIENGGSLTILATALVETGSKMDEVIFEEFKGTGNMELRLSRQLAEKRLFPAVDVNSSSTRREEILVSPEELKITYKLRRVLHALDQTSALELLLSKLKENKTNVEFLLQVQKTTPDSLMDLHDDGGHV from the coding sequence ATGGCCGTAAACGAGGGGGAAGGGTCCTTCGTGTCACAAGATACCCCAGCTGCCAAATCACAGGCTGGCTCTACATCAACCGGTTCATTGACCGCTCTGCGTTTGCCAGAGTTGCAAAAAATGGCCTCCGGGTTAGGTGTAAAGGGAATTTCCAAACTGCGCAAGGGTGAATTGGTTGCAGTATTAGCCGCACACCAGTCAGGAACCCCGCAGGCATCTGCTGCGCCCGCCAAGGCGAAAGCATCAACCGCTGACTCAGCATCGGCTGGTCCAGCAAAGTCGAGTGCTAAGGCAACGACTTCTAAATCAGCGCCCGCCTCCAAGGCTCGCGCTCCCAAAACTACCGCACCACAGTCGGATGCAACCGCCGCTATTGTGCTGGATCTGCCTACCCCGGTTACAAACGACTCAGCTTCCACCACGGAATCTGGTCGTTCCTCACGGTCAGGTCAAGACGGTCGCACAGGCCAGGACGCACGTTCTGACAAGGACAAGCGTGGCCGCAGCAACTCTGCCCGCCGGTTCGAGTCCGACAATGAAGAGACTTCGGACCGTTCCGGTCAGGCCTCCGCAGTTGTTGCCGGTGACTTTGAAATTAAGTTGCCAATCGCGGAAGAACGCCGGTCCAATAACCGCAACAACCGCAACCGTAATGATCGCAACGATCGTAAAGATCGTAATGATCGCAACCGCAACGACCGCGGACGCAATACGAGCGATGGTGACGCGAACGAGCGCTCGGACATCCGCGACAGCCGTACGGACAACCGCAGCGAAAGTCGTGACAACCGGACCGACAACCGCACGGACAACCGCAGTTCCGGTCCAAACCAGAACCGCAATACCAGCCGCTTCGATGAGGATGATGACAGCCCGGGCAACCGCCGCCGTCGGGGCCGTGATCGCCACCGCGACCGCGACCGCAACACGCGTCCTCGCCGCGGGAACGAACTAGGGTTTGATGACACCGAGGCAGCCGAGGGCGAAGTACTGATCCCGGTTGCCGGTGTCCTAGACATCCTTGATAACTACGCGTTTGTGCGCACGACCGGGTACCTGCCCGGACCAAACGACGTGTACGTTTCACTCGGCCAGATCAAGAAGTCCGGCCTGCGACGCGGAGACGCCATCACCGGCGCAATCCGCCCACCACAGGACAACGACCACCACTCAAACAACCGCCAGAAGTTTAACGCCCTGGTTCGGTTGGATACCGTGAACGGTCTGCCCGCTGCAGAGGCAAAGGACCGTGTTGAGTTCAACAAGCTCACCCCCCTGTACCCACAGGAGCGGTTGCGTCTGGAGAACAACGAGGTCAACCGCATGGCTCCACGTGTCATCGACATTGTGGCGCCAATCGGTAAGGGCCAACGCGGCCTTATTGTCTCCCCGCCAAAGGCCGGTAAGACAATCGTTATGCAGCAGATTGCGAACGCAATCGCCATGAACAACCCTGAGGTTCACCTCATGGTCGTTCTGGTTGACGAGCGCCCAGAAGAAGTTACAGACATGGAGCGCACGGTTCAGGGTGAGGTCATTGCCTCAACCTTTGACCGCCCAGCTTCCGACCACACCATCGTTGCCGAGCTCGCCATCGAGCGCGCTAAGCGCCTTGTTGAGCTGGGCCAAGACGTAGTGGTTCTGCTGGACTCAATCACTCGCCTAGGCCGGGCCTACAACCTGGCTGCTCCGGCATCGGGAAGAATCCTTTCCGGTGGTGTGGACGCCGCTGCGCTGTACCCGCCAAAGCGTTTCTTCGGTGCTGCGCGCAACATTGAAAATGGCGGATCCCTGACCATCTTGGCCACGGCGCTCGTAGAGACCGGATCCAAGATGGACGAGGTCATCTTTGAAGAGTTCAAGGGAACCGGCAACATGGAGCTGCGTCTGTCGCGTCAACTCGCGGAGAAGCGCCTCTTCCCAGCCGTCGACGTCAACTCCTCAAGCACCCGCCGCGAAGAGATCTTGGTTTCCCCTGAGGAACTTAAGATCACCTACAAGTTGCGCCGCGTGCTGCACGCACTGGATCAGACCAGTGCACTTGAGCTGCTGTTGTCCAAGCTCAAGGAGAACAAGACCAACGTTGAGTTCCTCCTGCAGGTCCAAAAGACCACGCCGGATAGCTTGATGGATCTGCACGATGACGGTGGACACGTTTAA
- the rpmE gene encoding 50S ribosomal protein L31 encodes MKANIHPSYVDTTVTCTCGNVFETRSTQTSGKIATEVCSACHPFYTGKQKILDTGGRVARFQARYGDKKN; translated from the coding sequence GTGAAGGCTAACATTCACCCAAGCTACGTTGACACCACGGTCACCTGCACCTGTGGCAACGTATTTGAAACCCGCAGCACCCAGACTTCCGGCAAGATTGCCACCGAAGTTTGCTCTGCCTGCCACCCGTTCTACACCGGTAAGCAAAAGATTTTGGACACCGGTGGCCGCGTAGCCCGCTTCCAGGCCCGCTACGGCGACAAGAAGAACTAG
- the prfA gene encoding peptide chain release factor 1, protein MSESFAAAQPLLAEHAEIEAKLSDASVHADQDLARKLGRRYAELGQVVAAYRAWESACEDLEAAKEMAAEDESFAEEIPAMEETRDEAAERLRRQLIPRDPDDIRDVILEIKAGEGGAESALFAGDLLRMYLRYAERQGWKTEILESNESDLGGYKDVQVAVKARGTITPEQGVWAHLKYEGGVHRVQRVPVTESQGRIHTSAAGVLVFPEAEDEGEVHIEQHELRIDVYRSSGPGGQSVNTTDSAVRITHIPTGIVVAMQNEKSQLQNREMGMRVLRARIIAARQEEADAAAQNLRKSQVRTMDRSERIRTYNFPENRIADHRTGYKAYNLDHVLDGDLEPVIASAIEADEAAQLANTGE, encoded by the coding sequence ATGAGCGAGTCCTTTGCCGCCGCGCAGCCACTGTTAGCCGAACACGCCGAAATTGAGGCAAAGCTTTCAGATGCCTCCGTGCACGCGGATCAGGACCTCGCCCGTAAACTGGGGCGCCGCTATGCAGAATTAGGCCAGGTTGTGGCTGCCTACCGCGCGTGGGAAAGCGCGTGTGAGGATCTTGAAGCGGCCAAAGAAATGGCCGCCGAGGACGAATCTTTTGCCGAGGAAATCCCGGCCATGGAGGAAACCCGCGATGAGGCAGCCGAGCGCCTGCGCCGCCAACTCATCCCGCGTGACCCCGATGACATCCGTGACGTGATCCTTGAAATCAAGGCCGGTGAAGGTGGCGCCGAGTCCGCGCTGTTCGCCGGTGACCTCCTGCGCATGTACCTGCGGTACGCCGAGCGTCAGGGTTGGAAGACAGAGATTTTGGAGTCCAACGAGTCTGATCTCGGTGGATACAAGGACGTGCAGGTAGCCGTTAAGGCCCGCGGCACCATCACCCCCGAGCAGGGCGTGTGGGCTCACCTGAAGTATGAGGGTGGCGTGCACCGCGTCCAACGCGTCCCCGTGACCGAGTCACAGGGTCGCATCCACACCTCGGCAGCCGGTGTTCTGGTCTTCCCAGAGGCTGAGGATGAGGGCGAAGTCCACATTGAGCAGCACGAGCTACGCATTGACGTGTACCGCTCGTCCGGCCCCGGTGGTCAGTCGGTGAACACGACCGACTCCGCCGTGCGCATTACCCACATCCCAACCGGCATTGTCGTTGCCATGCAAAACGAGAAGTCGCAGTTGCAAAACCGCGAAATGGGTATGCGCGTATTGCGTGCCCGTATTATTGCCGCCCGCCAAGAAGAGGCCGATGCCGCAGCTCAGAACCTGCGCAAGTCTCAGGTGCGCACCATGGACCGTTCCGAGCGGATCCGTACCTACAACTTCCCGGAGAACCGGATTGCGGATCACCGCACCGGTTACAAGGCGTACAACCTCGATCACGTGCTCGACGGTGACCTCGAACCGGTGATTGCATCCGCAATCGAAGCCGATGAGGCCGCACAGTTGGCAAACACCGGGGAATGA
- the prmC gene encoding peptide chain release factor N(5)-glutamine methyltransferase, producing the protein MSAVPPAVAPTEIDTPRTAITWATSVLQAAGVPTPAVDAALLAAHSAGLSRSEFEKALLLGSDIWAAEVSNQFADLVRQRAERVPLQHLTGMGAFRYLELAVGPGVFIPRPETEVVAQQGIDFALELPQPALLVDLCTGSGAIAISLLTEVPGAQVYAVELDRAAHAWAAKNVAANPNAHGQVVQLVRGDARTALPQLNGTVDAVISNPPYVPPGHIPREVEVSVHDPQVALYGLGDDGLEVPRGITLAAARLLRPGGLYVMEHAEVQALGAREMVDATGYFEPARTILDLTGRDRMVVARRNTRPFEAGSVLEGQPL; encoded by the coding sequence ATGAGCGCCGTGCCACCTGCGGTCGCACCTACGGAAATTGACACTCCGCGGACCGCGATTACGTGGGCTACCTCAGTTTTACAGGCCGCAGGGGTTCCGACCCCAGCGGTCGATGCCGCATTGCTTGCCGCGCACAGCGCGGGTTTGTCGCGGTCTGAGTTTGAAAAGGCTCTCCTGCTAGGTTCTGATATTTGGGCCGCCGAGGTCAGCAACCAGTTTGCGGACTTGGTTAGGCAGCGAGCGGAGCGCGTGCCGCTGCAGCACCTGACCGGGATGGGGGCCTTTCGGTACCTCGAATTGGCCGTGGGCCCCGGGGTGTTTATTCCGCGCCCCGAAACCGAAGTGGTTGCCCAGCAGGGGATTGATTTCGCGTTGGAATTGCCCCAACCGGCGCTCTTAGTAGATCTGTGCACGGGCTCGGGAGCGATTGCGATTAGTCTGCTGACCGAGGTACCCGGCGCGCAGGTTTACGCGGTTGAGCTAGACCGCGCTGCCCATGCTTGGGCGGCCAAGAACGTGGCGGCAAATCCAAATGCGCACGGCCAGGTAGTACAGCTTGTCCGCGGCGATGCCCGGACCGCACTGCCACAACTCAACGGCACGGTAGACGCGGTAATTTCTAACCCGCCCTACGTACCCCCGGGTCACATCCCGCGTGAGGTCGAGGTTTCGGTCCATGACCCCCAGGTTGCCCTGTACGGCCTGGGCGATGATGGCCTTGAGGTACCGCGCGGCATTACGCTCGCCGCGGCCAGGCTATTGAGGCCCGGTGGGCTGTATGTCATGGAACATGCCGAGGTCCAGGCCCTTGGGGCCCGGGAGATGGTTGACGCAACCGGCTACTTTGAGCCAGCACGGACCATACTTGACTTGACCGGGCGTGACCGCATGGTAGTTGCTCGGCGTAATACCCGGCCCTTTGAAGCCGGATCAGTTTTGGAAGGACAACCACTGTGA
- a CDS encoding L-threonylcarbamoyladenylate synthase gives MSAVRSAQDASSWGPAIDEAVNAIGRGANIVLPTDTVYGIGADAFNEDAVAGLLRAKGRGRDMPPPVLIGNVATMSALAIDIPDGATALAQKFWPGGLTLILRAQPSLAWDLGETNGTVALRVPDHPTAIALLSRTGPLAVSSANASGQPAAVTAQEAQEQLGTSVAVYLDAGHAPGQVASTIVDATGPRLKVVRQGAISLEALREITDVADISENVHATKDEQTETDGQIETDGQTESDGQTETDGLIETDGQIATDGQTESDGQTETDGLIETDGQIATDVQTETDGQTETDGQPLEDSASAKASAPLDDSLGSDDAALSKDAAQPRSTEESSNSLDQESVG, from the coding sequence GTGAGTGCAGTTCGCAGCGCGCAGGACGCCTCCTCTTGGGGGCCAGCAATTGATGAGGCCGTCAATGCGATTGGTCGGGGCGCAAACATTGTGCTGCCCACGGACACCGTCTATGGGATTGGTGCGGACGCCTTTAACGAGGACGCTGTTGCGGGGTTGCTCCGGGCAAAAGGCCGCGGCAGGGACATGCCACCGCCGGTGTTGATCGGTAACGTGGCCACCATGTCCGCCCTTGCAATCGATATTCCAGACGGCGCGACCGCGTTGGCGCAGAAGTTCTGGCCCGGTGGCCTGACCCTGATCTTGCGGGCTCAGCCCTCGTTAGCTTGGGACTTGGGGGAGACCAACGGAACCGTAGCTTTGCGCGTGCCGGACCACCCAACTGCGATTGCGTTGTTGTCCCGGACCGGCCCACTGGCAGTTTCAAGTGCGAACGCGTCGGGGCAGCCAGCTGCCGTGACCGCGCAGGAAGCCCAAGAACAGCTTGGGACCTCGGTTGCGGTCTACCTTGATGCCGGTCACGCACCGGGGCAGGTGGCCTCCACTATTGTTGATGCAACCGGACCTCGCCTCAAAGTGGTGCGCCAGGGTGCTATCTCGCTCGAGGCACTGCGAGAGATCACCGATGTTGCCGATATTTCCGAGAACGTGCACGCAACGAAGGACGAGCAGACCGAAACTGACGGGCAGATCGAAACTGACGGGCAGACCGAATCTGACGGGCAGACCGAAACTGACGGGCTGATCGAAACTGACGGGCAGATCGCAACTGACGGGCAGACCGAATCTGACGGGCAGACCGAAACTGACGGGCTGATCGAAACTGACGGGCAGATCGCAACTGACGTGCAGACTGAAACTGACGGGCAGACTGAAACTGACGGGCAGCCGCTCGAAGACTCTGCCTCGGCAAAGGCCTCGGCGCCGTTAGATGACTCCTTAGGATCAGACGATGCCGCGCTGTCTAAGGATGCCGCGCAACCCCGGAGCACTGAGGAGTCTAGTAACTCCTTAGACCAGGAAAGCGTGGGATAA